Proteins found in one Primulina eburnea isolate SZY01 chromosome 16, ASM2296580v1, whole genome shotgun sequence genomic segment:
- the LOC140816997 gene encoding LOW QUALITY PROTEIN: 11-beta-hydroxysteroid dehydrogenase B-like (The sequence of the model RefSeq protein was modified relative to this genomic sequence to represent the inferred CDS: deleted 1 base in 1 codon), with amino-acid sequence MDLINTVLNFFVPPASLLMLAFAWPTLSFINTCEWVYNTYFNTENMENKVVVITGASSGIGEQIAYQYAKRGANLVLVARRENRLWGISENATRLGAQNVLVTAADVVKEDECRRFIDETINYYGRIDHLVNTASLGHTFYFEEATDSGVFPILMDINFWGNVYPTHVALPYLRESNGRIVVNASVENWLPLPRMSLYSAAKSALINFYETLRFEVREDVGITVATHGWIGTEMTRGKFMVEEGAEMQWKEEREVHVSGGPVEEFAKLIVSGACRGDPYVKYPSWYDIFFLYRVFAPKVLYWTFSFLLTTAGERKTSFIGTGRPLAVGSPSRIFTGSPQGSPSRRVAGSPPVTLS; translated from the exons ATGGATCTGATCAACACTGTGCTGAATTTTTTTGTGCCACCAGCAAGCCTGTTGATGCTTGCCTTTGCATGGCCAACTCTCTCCTTCATTAACACCTGTGAATGGGTTTACAACACATACTTCAAC ACTGAAAACATGGAGAACAAGGTGGTGGTTATTACTGGAGCTTCTTCAGGGATCGGAGAG CAAATCGCTTATCAATATGCAAAGAGGGGCGCAAACCTGGTATTGGTCGCACGAAGAGAGAATCGGTTGTGGGGAATAAGTGAGAATGCGACAAGGCTGGGTGCACAGAATGTGTTGGTAACGGCTGCTGATGTCGTGAAAGAAGATGAGTGTCGGAGATTTATCGATGAAACCATCAACTATTATGGCCGTA ttgatcatCTAGTGAATACAGCAAGTTTAGGACACACTTTCTACTTTGAGGAAGCTACGGACTCGGGCGTGTTCCCCATTTTAATG GACATTAACTTTTGGGGTAATGTTTATCCAACTCATGTAGCACTTCCGTACTTACGGGAAAGCAATGGTCGCATTGTGGTGAATGCCTCGGTTGAGAATTGGTTGCCTTTGCCGAGGATGAGCTTGTATTCT GCTGCTAAATCGGCACTCATAAACTTTTACGAGACGCTGAGGTTTGAAGTGAGGGAAGACGTCGGTattacagttgcgacacatggTTGGATCGGAACTGAAATGACCAGAGGCAAATTCATGGTGGAGGAAGGAGCAGAGATGCAGTGGAAGGAAGAAAGAGAA gTACATGTATCTGGTGGACCTGTGGAGGAGTTTGCGAAGCTTATTGTTTCTGGGGCGTGCAGAGGGGATCCATATGTGAAGTATCCGAGCTGGTATGACATATTCTTTTTGTACAGAGTCTTTGCACCAAAAGTGCTGTACTGGACTTTCAGCTTCCTTCTAACGACTGCGGGTGAACGAAAAACGTCCTTCATTGGAACTGGAAGGCCGTTGGCAGTGGGATCCCCTTCAAGAATATTTACTGGAAGCCCACAGGGATCCCCTTCAAGAAGAGTCGCTGGAAGCCCTCCAGTGACTTTATCCTAA
- the LOC140816874 gene encoding small ribosomal subunit protein uS7-like has product MAAAIEPTNQLDDKVHSSVMLFNRWSYEEVQVNDISVEDYITATASKHPVYMPHTAGRYQAKRFRKAQCPIVERLTNSLMMHGRNNGKKLMAVRIIKHTMEIIHLLTDQNPIQVIVDAVINSGPREDATRIGSAGVVRRQAVDISPLRRVNQAIYLLTTGARESAFRNIKTIAECLADELINAAKGSSNSYAIKKKDEIERVAKANR; this is encoded by the exons ATGGCGGCTGCGATAGAGCCAACTAATCAGCTTGATGATAAGGTTCATAGCTCTGTAATGCTCTTCAACCGCTGGTCCTACGAAGAAGTTCAG GTCAATGATATATCTGTTGAGGACTACATTACTGCAACTGCTTCAAAGCACCCTGTGTACATGCCTCACACTGCTGGGAGGTACCAAGCAAAGAGGTTCAGAAAGGCCCAGTGCCCAATTGTTGAAAGGTTGACGAACTCACTCATGATGCATGGGCGCAACAATGGGAAGAAGCTGATGGCTGTGCGCATCATCAAGCACACCATGGAGATCATTCACTTGCTGACAGATCAGAACCCAATCCAAGTTATAGTGGATGCTGTGATCAACAG TGGACCTAGAGAAGATGCGACCAGGATTGGTTCTGCTGGTGTTGTGAGACGTCAAGCTGTTGATATTTCACCTCTGCGACGTGTTAATCAAGCAATATATCTTCTTACAACTGGTGCCAGGGAGAGTGCTTTCAGGAACATTAAGACCATAGCTGAATGCCTTGCTGATGAACTTATTAATGCTGCAAAAGGATCCTCCAACAG CTACGCtatcaagaagaaagatgagaTTGAAAGGGTTGCCAAGGCCAATCGCTGA